One region of Gorilla gorilla gorilla isolate KB3781 chromosome 13, NHGRI_mGorGor1-v2.1_pri, whole genome shotgun sequence genomic DNA includes:
- the IFNA21 gene encoding interferon alpha-21, giving the protein MALSFSLLMAVLVLSYKSICSLGCDLPQTHSLGNRRALILLAQMGRISPFSCLKDRHDFGFPQEEFDGNQFQKTQAISVLHEMIQQTFNLFSTEDSSAAWEQSLLEKFSTELFQQLNDLEACVIQEVGVEETPLMNVDSILAVRKYFQRIILYLTEKKYSPCAWEVVRAEIMRSFSLSKIFQERLRRKE; this is encoded by the coding sequence ATGGCCCTGTCCTTTTCTTTACTGATGGCTGTGCTGGTGCTCAGCTACAAATCCATCTGTTCTCTgggctgtgatctgcctcagaccCACAGCCTGGGTAATAGGAGGGCCTTGATACTCCTGGCACAAATGGGAAGaatctctcctttctcctgcctgaagGACAGACATGATTTTGGATTCCCCCAGGAGGAGTTTGATGGCAACCAGTTCCAGAAGACTCAAGCCATCTCTGTCCTCCACGAGATGATCCAGCAGACCTTCAATCTCTTCAGCACAGAGGACTCATCTGCTGCTTGGGAACAGAGCCTCCTAGAAAAATTTTCCACTGAACTTTTCCAGCAGCTGAATGACCTGGAAGCCTGCGTGATACAGGAGGTTGGGGTGGAAGAGACTCCCCTGATGAATGTGGACTCCATCCTGGCTgtgaggaaatacttccaaagaATCATTCTTTATCTGACAGAGAAGAAATACAGcccttgtgcctgggaggttgtCAGAGCAGAAATCATGAGATCCTTCTCTTTATCAAAAATTTTTCAAGAAAGAttaaggaggaaggaatga